A single region of the Schizosaccharomyces osmophilus chromosome 3, complete sequence genome encodes:
- the pta1 gene encoding mRNA cleavage and polyadenylation specificity factor complex subunit Pta1, translating into MEQPEADEHIARLNQARDIVKEDESLFPDIVKNILSVANYSDLRFKKWMSSFLWFGFSSKRVDFDQKVELAVACLETISTLLSFDNDEVKKDIILCSCTLYPLVFFHCCTCPDDTQSWEAISKIKQEILSLFDSSTNHLKISCIKFISTVILAQSSGIRDPRLVTKSDVSLSKVPTNHPFLNPTTLKQESFDLFQKLFTVFSSKTLSPLFITSVLNVLPVIANRRKELGPTIIENLLQFHLPNPKEASDESATLDKLARRCIEKNLKVTLLHLTKNAGISSSLIEKIHAYLSGQIYQNKTEDHAKKRQASAPDFISSKRAKSSAVQSLMDRIQPRELEEDSAALNNPLVNIFASQAATNPLASFDVTAIPVEVVTEIVLACLRQLDNDYFHQQINMLRERVRSLSEPETLGLDQEVDEEEDDDYEPPEVDVQTINASVEREAARFEGVTPSVVNTDTYELPTSETLSPMAVLEYFHSSLSRLFDYSSQFERTIVSSSNLQNLTLENVDNTVWDKHHWSILLPRLCTRGLNNYQPANPDEQQGESSFTLSSFVRGQLFTYIASNWRACTNLTLNWLSEEWYNDRLMKENEKNEESSVKWEGPQYERWALRIIDSVLPYLEMKDKVFMIFLSELPELTDAMIEKVKFICLDPDKSKLGFMTLQYLIKFRLPARNQCLDLLQKMWWENEDVRKSAQTLLERWRPGFVKSASEELSQSNSQPADGESKPSEEVGA; encoded by the exons ATGGAACAGCCAGAAGCCGATGAGCATATAGCGCGTCTTAATCAAGCTCGCGACATTGTCAAAGAGGATGAAAGCCTTTTCCCCGATATTGTAAAAAACATTCTTTCTGTTGCAAATTATTCGGACTTGAggtttaaaaaatggatgTCGAGTTTTCTATGGTTTGGGTTTTCTAGTAAAAGGGTCGACTTTGATCAAAAGGTTGAATTGGCTGTTGCTTGCTTGGAAACAATAAGtactcttctttctttcgatAATGATGAAGTGAAAAAGGACATAATCTTGTGCTCTTGCACTCTGTACCcacttgttttctttcactGCTGTACATGTCCAGACGATACTCAGTCATGGGaagcaatttcaaaaataaagcaggAAATTTTATCTTTGTTCGATTCTTCTACCAATCATCTGAAAATTTCATGCATTAAATTCATCTCTACTGTCATTCTAGCCCAGTCATCCGGTATTAGAGATCCTCGTTTAGTTACAAAGTCGGATGTATCCCTTTCTAAGGTCCCTACAAATCATCCTTTTTTGAACCCTACTACTTTGAAACAAGAATCTTTTGaccttttccaaaaactgTTTACTGTGTTTTCATCCAAGACCCTAAGCCCTCTTTTTATTACGAGTGTGCTCAATGTGCTTCCAGTAATTGCAAACAGGAGGAAGGAGCTTGGTCCCACTatcattgaaaatttgttgCAGTTTCACTTGCCTAATCCCAAGGAAGCTAGTGACGAGTCCGCTACATTGGACAAGCTTGCTCGTCGTTGTATTGAGAAAAACCTGAAAGTTACGTTGCTTCATTTGACGAAAAATGCtggaatttcttcttctcttattgaaaaaatacacGCTTATCTTTCAGGGCAAATTTATCAGAACAAAACAGAGGACCATGCAAAGAAGCGACAAGCTTCAGCACCAGActtcatttcttcaaaacgTGCCAAGTCTTCTGCGGTGCAAAGTTTAATGGACAGGATACAGCCTCGTGAGCTTGAAGAAGATAGTGCCGCTTTGAATAATCCTTTAGTCAATATCTTTGCGTCGCAAGCAGCTACCAACCCTTTGGCTAGTTTCGATGTGACAGCAATTCCGGTGGAAGTTGTAACTGAGATTGTGCTGGCTTGTCTTCGTCAGTTAGATAATGATTACTTTCATCAACAAATTAATATGCTTCGTGAACGAGTTCGTTCTTTATCTGAGCCTGAAACACTGGGATTGGATCAAGAAgttgacgaagaagaagatgatgattATGAACCTCCTGAAGTTGACGTTCAGACGATTAATGCAAGCGTCGAAAGAGAAGCAGCTAGATTTGAGGGCGTTACTCCTTCGGTTGTCAATACGGATACTTATGAACTACCGACGTCGGAAACTCTTTCACCTATGGCAGTATTGGAATACTTCCACAGTTCCCTGTCACGTCTCTTTGACTATTCATCACAGTTTGAAAGAACTATTGTATCTTCATCAAATCTACAAAATCTCACATTAGAGAATGTTGACAATACTGTTTGGGATAAACATCATTGGTCTATTCTTCTACCAAGATTGTGCACTCGAGGATTGAATAATTATCAACCCGCCAACCCAGATGAACAGCAAGGAGAGAGTTCATTTACTTTGTCGTCCTTCGTACGAGGACAATTATTTACGTACATAGCTTCAAACTGGAGAGCATGTACCAACTTAACGTTGAATTGGCTTTCGGAAGAATGGTATAATGATCGTCTTATGAAGGAgaacgaaaagaatgaagaaagtTCTGTCAAATGGGAAGGGCCGCAATATGAAAGATGGGCTTTGCGCATAATTGACAGCGTACTTCCTTATcttgaaatgaaagacaAAGTGTTTATGATTTTCCTGTCAGAATTGCCTGAGCTTACGGACGCGATGAttgaaaaggtaaaatTTATATGTCTCGACCCTGACAAATCGAAACTGGGATTTATGACTTTACA ATATCTAATTAAGTTTCGGTTACCAGCGAGAAACCAATGCTTAGATTTGTTACAAAAAATGTGGTGGGAAAATG AGGATGTTCGCAAATCTGCGCAAACATTATTAGAACGATGGCGACCTGGTTTTGTCAAATCAGCATCCGAAGAGTTGTCTCAGTCAAATTCGCAACCTGCAGACGGGGAATCGAAACCCTCTGAGGAAGTTGGTgcttaa
- the mms19 gene encoding CIA machinery protein Mms19, with protein sequence MNSSLVASYLFTVDKNEDDAKDIINHIIRDLVDDKIGIVDVVTSIGDYLTNTNVSMRAKALLLLSQVLEGLPKDRLPVKHVSVLIQFYLNRLDDEVTLTENSLGIAALLHMDNFPAPKVVEVCYCYFDATDMPKYSQQTRYSILKIFDIIIDEYLFDISPNTKDAFFAGICTIFAGEKDPRNLFLVFSMLQKILKRFPIGGFEKQFFDITYCYFPITFRAPPDAQALTITTDDLKEQLQNTLIATDAFSNLLLPELFKKLKASAVRVKIDALKIFIQACQIWHPNSYLWSCAEYWESIKQEILESTDTTLQNTALNALNLLAKNLYKENGLSSNFTDFVDIVITHSFENFSKDFTVKIASAVGAVFAAIASVSVESFNHCCDKHLGYIIELPTESETLEKRHGMLIFLNYVFKCNALLYGKWRSQNVVDAPNPLLPHKNKFLSFMSGSLMGVAKDELDLRVSAVDVLFTLSTIKGYLDVNELTMIVQFLVELAFDLDDPLRKSATDKLKDIGLFKPDIILLVAFPHAFSLFPETSSKYSSAEDAAFKHSLHILMTISEEKSLFKTLVIRMTEALKDQQNAAKHDSYFTSVILHNLCLAFRNRNIQNRDDVPSYLESLVSWLYSISFKYAPISALSVKDLTSISQIINEIIRVCPLKNQISFSDDLWKLYFTNDESHLIQDDMSVRELSTQFCLEDAMTDQKYAGLVLLLQGGMNGLQRSVPIIKDLHVTLLNSCIGTVEKATSPAVMLSALRLLSSLLNKCSKDEDINSYLQSPAVTTLYKKAQSKDKGQSQTGVQILSWIAKALVSRKHQYANSVVNYLLDCLHLEDAASVVTGFAVIIRDDPALNKTNHYVERILYKQKFYAEVMPKLLEAIRKVTSKEKPFYLMVLSIVIGNVPEDVVIPDMPTVLPLLLQCLMLEDSGVKYSALNVIMTAIKEMPSLISDYMNSLILPLLTIPKDINNPAAIRLLALKCLGLLPELISPIHMQPYRAKVIREMVPCLDDIKRVVRTEASRTRHKWYT encoded by the exons ATGAACAGTAGTTTGGTTGCTTCCTACCTGTTTACAGTGgataaaaatgaagatgatgcAAAGGACATTATAAACCATATCATAAGAG ATCTTGTCGATGACAAAATTGGAATCGTTGATGTGGTTACTTCAATTGGAGATTATTTGACCAATACGAATGTTTCCATGCGAGCAAAGG ctttgcttttgctttcccAGGTTTTGGAGGGATTGCCGAAAGACCGACTTCCTGTAAAGCATG TGTCTGTATTGATCCAATTTTATCTTAATCGTTTAGACGATGAAGTTACTTTAACGGAAAATTCGTTGGGAATTGCTGCTTTACTCCACATGGACAATTTTCCAGCCCCTAAAGTTGTGGAAGTTTGCTACTG CTATTTTGATGCCACTGATATGCCTAAGTACTCGCAGCAAACGCGATATagtattttgaaaatcttTGATATAATTATCGATGAATACCTATTTG ACATATCACCCAATACAAAAGATGCGTTCTTTGCAGGTATATGTACAATTTTTGCAGGTGAAAAAGATCCaagaaatttgtttttagttTTCTCTATGCtgcaaaaaatattaaaacGATTCCCCATAGGTGGATTTGAGAAG CAATTCTTTGACATAACTTACTGTTATTTTCCCATTACATTTCGAGCTCCCCCCGATGCACAAGCTTTAACAATCACGACAGACGATCTGAAAGAACAATTGCA GAACACCTTGATTGCAACTGATGCCTTTTCGAACTTACTTCTTCCCGAATTGTTTAAGAAACTAAAGGCTTCTGCTGTTCGTGTCAAGATTGATGCTcttaaaatttttattcaagCCTGCCAAATTTGGCATCCCAATTCTTATTTGTGGAGCTGTGCTGAGTATTGGGAATCCATAAAGCAAGAGATCTTGGAATCTACTGATACAACATTGCAGAATACTGCGCTCAATGCGTTAAATCTTTTGGCAAAGAATTTGTATAAGGAAAACGGTTTATCGTCAAACTTCACAGACTTTGTTGACATTGTTATAACTCATTCCTTTGAGAATTTCTCAAAAGATTTCACCGTAAAAATCGCTTCTGCAGTCGGTGCTGTTTTTGCAGCAATTGCTTCTGTTTCCGTGGAGAGTTTCAATCACTGCTGTGATAAGCATTTAGGGTACATCATAGAGTTGCCAACGGAGTCGGAAACTCTCGAAAAGAGGCATGGAATgctaatttttttgaattatgTGTTTAAATGTAACGCTTTGTTATATGGAAAATGGAGAAGTCAAAATGTCGTAGACGCTCCTAATCCTTTGCTTCCacacaaaaacaaatttttgagTTTCATGTCTGGATCTTTAATGGGCGTTGCAAAGGACGAATTGGATTTGCGGGTTTCCGCTGTCgatgttttatttactcTTTCTACCATAAAAGGATATTTGGATGTAAATGAACTCACGATGattgttcaatttttggTCGAGCTGGCCTTCGACTTGGATGACCCCTTGAGAAAAAGCGCTACTGACAAATTGAAAGACATTGGTTTATTCAAGCCAGACATTATATTATTGGTGGCCTTTCCtcatgctttttctttgttccCTGAGACATCATCTAAATATAGTTCTGCCGAAGATGCTGCTTTTAAGCACTCACTTCATATTTTGATGACCATctctgaagaaaaaagccttttcaaaactttAGTTATTAGAATGACTGAAGCCTTAAAAGACCAGCAAAATGCGGCCAAACATGACTCTTATTTTACAAGCGTCATACTCCACAATCTTTGTCTTGCTTTTCGAAATCGAAACATTCAAAACAGGGATGATGTACCTTCTTATTTAGAAAGTTTGGTATCCTGGTTATATAGTATTAGCTTCAAGTATGCTCCTATTTCCGCTTTGAGTGTCAAAGATCTTACTAGTATTTCACAAATCATTAACGAAATTATCCGAGTTTGCCCCTTGAAAAACCAGATTTCTTTCTCAGATGACCTATGGAAACTTTATTTTACTAATGATGAGTCTCATCTCATACAAGATGATATGTCTGTAAGAGAGTTATCAACACAGTTCTGTCTTGAAGATGCAATGACTGATCAGAAGTATGCTGGATTAGTATTGCTTCTACAAGGAGGTATGAATGGCCTTCAACGATCAGTTCCGATCATTAAAGACTTGCATGTGACTTTATTGAATTCGTGCATTGGCACTGTAGAAAAAGCCACCAGTCCAGCCGTGATGTTGTCGGCTTTACGATTGCTATCTTCACTTTTGAACAAATGCAGCAAAGATGAAGATATCAATAGCTATCTTCAATCACCTGCTGTTACAACTTTATACAAAAAAGCACAATCGAAAGATAAAGGACAATCCCAGACAGGAGTGCAAATCCTATCTTGGATTGCGAAAGCTTTAGTTTCCAGAAAGCATCAATATGCTAACAGTGTAGTAAATTACCTACTTGATTGCTTGCATTTGGAAGATGCTGCTTCAGTTGTAACTGGGTTTGCTGTTATTATTAGGGATGATCCAGCCTTAAACAAAACCAATCATTATGTTGAAAGAATCCTCTATAAGCAGAAATTTTATGCAGAGGTGATGCCTAAGCTTTTAGAAGCCATACGTAAAGTTACCTCCAAGGAAAAGCCCTTCTACTTGATGGTTTTATCGATTGTGATAGGTAATGTTCCTGAAGATGTTGTGATTCCTGACATGCCCACTGTATTACCTTTGCTCCTGCAATGTTTAATGCTTGAGGACAGCGGTGTGAAATATTCTGCCCTTAATGTTATAATGACTGCCATTAAGGAAATGCCTTCCCTTATTTCTGATTATATGAACTCATTAATCCTACCTCTACTTACTATCCCCAAGGACATCAACAATCCAGCTGCTATTCGACTACTAGCCTTGAAATGTTTAGGCTTATTACCAGAACTTATTTCTCCAATCCATATGCAGCCTTACAGAGCGAAAGTGATTCGTGAAATGGTACCATGCCTTGATGACATTAAACG TGTTGTAAGAACGGAAGCCAGCCGAACTAGACATAAATGGTATACATAG
- the sil1 gene encoding nucleotide exchange factor for the ER lumenal Hsp70 chaperone, Sil1 — protein sequence MFISTAFTHLLVLLFLFSSSFRFSVCSETKNTISDSQLFQQCAVSLSETENTQVIYSSLETLRDLSHDYSFGQEVLKPELKDHLVKYMNNLRYPEATRSMASSVFASAFANNLAVHESAAKVNLVPLFVQSLKDEPSLSVTLKKLFLLSKAVASTWSAQAFVRCSGMDTVSDIYSTWIETPNSGVPINMREQLLGRIAILLESLHLHLSKYMKVTDSLVSDWCSLLQSQVQSNWSSYSPSTLELLLRTIVSLQAEWEVCPSTVFYGWLNDDPISKHHILRQNSGFKEDFSEIINEALSLPWPKKYFI from the coding sequence ATGTTCATTTCGACGGCATTCACCCATTTACTTGttctcttgtttcttttctcttcgtCGTTCAGATTTTCGGTTTGTTCTGAAACTAAAAATACTATCTCGGATAGTCAACTATTTCAACAGTGTGCTGTCTCCCTTTCTGAGACCGAAAATACTCAAGTCATATATTCATCTCTTGAGACCTTACGAGATCTTTCCCATGATTATTCTTTTGGTCAAGAGGTGTTAAAGCCGGAATTAAAAGATCATCTAGTAAAGTATATGAATAATCTAAGATACCCAGAAGCAACGCGATCTATGGCTTCTAGTGTCTTCGCTTCGGCCTTTGCCAATAACCTTGCTGTCCATGAATCAGCTGCCAAAGTTAATCTCGTGCCTTTGTTTGTACAGTCTTTAAAAGATGAACCATCTTTATCCGTTAcattaaaaaaactttttttgcttaGTAAAGCTGTAGCCTCTACATGGTCAGCGCAAGCTTTTGTCCGGTGTTCCGGTATGGATACCGTTTCTGATATATATTCAACATGGATTGAAACACCAAATAGCGGTGTACCGATAAATATGCGCGAGCAACTTCTCGGTAGGATTGCTATTCTCTTGGAATCATTGCATCTccatctttcaaaatacaTGAAAGTTACCGATAGTTTAGTTTCAGATTGGTGTTCTTTGTTACAGTCACAAGTTCAATCAAACTGGTCATCCTACTCTCCGTCAACTTTAGAGCTTCTACTACGTACAATCGTGTCTCTGCAAGCCGAATGGGAGGTGTGTCCTAGCACAGTATTTTATGGCTGGCTTAATGATGATccaatttcaaaacatcATATATTACGGCAAAATTCTGGCTTTAAAGAAGATTTCTCTGAAATTATTAACGAAGCTTTATCCCTTCCTTGGccaaaaaagtattttatttaa
- the spc2 gene encoding signal peptidase subunit Spc2 — MSKYNIQEFKSNFDTAFIEFFNKKGYKQSYFVDNIRFLFGFGCVIPAAIAFGLEHFHDFSKLKEHLLCLLLVYFTFSGLLTWWISFVKRNRIYMGTSPDQKLSIDAETTLPLKHNPHLDLTLRIKRGKQPTTIAHKLSIPVADIFDQEGQISQDAFSKHISSLCRSCIDKE, encoded by the coding sequence ATGTCCAAATACAACATCCAAGAATTTAAATCCAACTTTGATACTGCTTTTAtcgaattttttaataaaaaaggatacAAGCAGTCTTATTTTGTTGATAATATTCGATTCCTCTTTGGTTTCGGCTGTGTCATTCCTGCTGCGATTGCATTTGGTTTGGAACACTTCCATGATTTCTCCAAGCTAAAGGAGCATCTTTTGTGTCTTTTGCTAGTCTATTTCACCTTTTCCGGGCTTTTAACTTGGTGGATATCATTTGTCAAACGCAACCGAATTTACATGGGTACAAGTCCTGACCAAAAATTATCAATCGACGCAGAGACTACCCTCCCCTTGAAGCATAATCCTCATTTGGATTTAACAttaagaataaaaagaggGAAACAACCTACTACAATTGCGCATAAGCTTTCTATACCTGTCGCTGACATATTTGACCAAGAAGGACAAATATCCCAGGACGCTTTCTCCAAACATATTTCAAGCTTGTGTAGGTCTTGCATCGATAAAGAGTAG
- the hpm1 gene encoding ribosome methytransferase involved in ribosome assembly Hpm1, producing MKRAAQFAEAVIHNKVLVFSKDWGIQEILKKSVRMQAEGFTFGFYDEPKPQQQQETQNKDPAPVPIESVSLGRILKYIPSKLSYARVHGLPNKVVQRELWDVKIQLMESDSLESTPSELKLLDSANDLVPKVYEGGFKTWECSIDLCHEIKKINILDRNLSRILELGCGSALPILSCFQELYQRREPSTLVFQDYNIDVLRYITLPNLLLNWYFNTQEHDSSQEHGTINVTENLLQEFSDDFARNSITCEFLSGPWGSEMQNMIQQSYGSHYFSLILASETIYSIPSLEPFIYMLLENTRNIALIAGKDLYFGVGGSILEFYLRLQKVVSSEDSLRTVKSSFSNVGRSLVYWERSFIAESSTESSSVKK from the coding sequence ATGAAACGCGCTGCACAATTTGCTGAAGCAGTCATTCATAATAAAGTCTTGGTATTTTCCAAGGACTGGGGTATTCaagaaatattaaaaaaatccGTAAGAATGCAGGCAGAAGGGTTCACATTTGGATTTTATGATGAGCCAAAGCCTCAGCAACAGCAGGAAACACAAAACAAAGATCCTGCACCTGTCCCTATTGAATCTGTTTCACTTGGGCGTATACTAAAATACATTCCGTCGAAGCTATCCTATGCGCGTGTGCATGGGCTACCCAATAAGGTAGTTCAAAGAGAACTATGGGACGTGAAGATACAATTGATGGAGAGCGACTCGTTAGAGTCCACACCTTCGGAATTAAAATTGCTGGATAGTGCAAACGATTTGGTGCCCAAGGTATATGAAGGAGGCTTCAAAACATGGGAATGCAGTATTGATTTGTGCcacgaaataaaaaagatcaATATTTTGGATCGGAACTTGAGTAGGATTTTGGAACTTGGTTGTGGAAGCGCCTTGCCCATCTTGAGTTGCTTTCAAGAGCTCTACCAAAGACGCGAGCCAAGCACTTTGGTTTTCCAAGATTATAACATCGACGTTTTACGATATATAACACTTCCCAACTTGTTGCTGAATTGGTACTTCAATACGCAGGAGCATGATTCATCTCAAGAACACGGCACGATAAACGTGACCGAAAACTTGCTCCAAGAATTCAGCGATGATTTTGCTCGTAACAGTATAACTTGCGAATTTTTATCAGGACCTTGGGGTTCAGAAATGCAGAATATGATCCAGCAGTCGTATGGTAGTCACTACTTTTCTCTGATCCTGGCTTCCGAAACGATTTActcaattccttctttagAACCATTTATATACATGCTGTTGGAAAACACTAGGAATATCGCCTTAATCGCAGGCAAAGATTTGTATTTTGGCGTTGGAGGCAGTATTTTGGAGTTTTATCTTCGATTACAAAAAGTTGTTTCTTCGGAAGACTCTTTAAGAACTGTAAAATCATCCTTCAGCAACGTTGGAAGATCTTTGGTTTATTGGGAGCGTTCATTCATAGCTGAATCTTCTACGGAGTCGTCTTCAgtgaaaaaatga